The Longimicrobium sp. genome includes a window with the following:
- a CDS encoding MFS transporter — MTSPPIDSDAHPHRWRALLLIALAELLGMGVWFSASAASPRLQELWGLSASETGWLTGIVQLGFVAGTALAAVLNLADLLPSRWYFAASAVLAAGANAALVVADGYGTALVLRFLSGVFLAGVYPPAMKMVATWFRSARGLAIGTVVGALTVGKATPYLLRAFPSLGWREVVLAASAGALAAAVLVGVGYREGPFPFARRPFAWGLIGQVARDRPVRLAIYGYLGHMFELYAAWTFVSVFFEDFFVSRGYSDVAGQARAGVVAFAMIGAGGVGSVLAGRWADRLGRERITIWAMAVSGCCALVMGWLLRAPVWLAVAVAVVWGFAVVADSAQFSALVTELAPAHAVGTALTVQTAIGFLLTSLSIAAVPHLRDAGGWPLAFGVLAVGPALGIVAMRRLASSRG, encoded by the coding sequence GTGACCTCGCCGCCCATCGACTCCGACGCACACCCGCACCGCTGGCGCGCGCTGCTGCTGATCGCCCTCGCGGAGCTGCTGGGGATGGGCGTGTGGTTCAGCGCCAGCGCGGCGTCGCCCCGGCTGCAGGAGCTGTGGGGGCTTTCGGCGTCGGAGACCGGATGGTTGACGGGGATCGTGCAGCTGGGGTTCGTGGCGGGGACGGCGCTGGCGGCGGTGCTGAACCTGGCGGACCTGCTCCCCAGCCGCTGGTACTTCGCCGCGAGCGCCGTGCTGGCCGCAGGTGCGAACGCGGCGCTGGTGGTGGCGGATGGATACGGCACCGCGCTGGTGCTACGGTTTCTGTCGGGCGTGTTCCTGGCCGGCGTGTATCCACCCGCGATGAAGATGGTCGCCACCTGGTTCCGCTCCGCCCGCGGCCTGGCGATCGGCACCGTCGTGGGGGCGCTCACCGTGGGCAAGGCCACGCCGTACCTGCTGCGCGCGTTTCCGTCGCTGGGGTGGCGGGAGGTGGTTCTGGCGGCCTCCGCAGGGGCGCTCGCGGCGGCCGTGCTGGTGGGCGTGGGCTATCGCGAGGGGCCGTTTCCGTTTGCGCGGCGTCCGTTCGCGTGGGGCCTGATCGGCCAGGTCGCGCGCGACCGGCCGGTGCGCCTGGCCATCTACGGCTACCTGGGCCACATGTTCGAGCTGTACGCCGCGTGGACGTTCGTCAGCGTGTTCTTCGAGGACTTCTTCGTGTCGCGCGGCTACTCGGACGTTGCGGGGCAGGCGCGCGCCGGCGTCGTCGCATTCGCGATGATCGGGGCGGGAGGCGTGGGGTCGGTGCTGGCCGGGCGGTGGGCGGACCGGCTGGGACGCGAGCGGATCACCATCTGGGCGATGGCCGTCAGCGGATGCTGCGCGCTGGTGATGGGATGGCTCCTCCGCGCGCCCGTGTGGCTGGCCGTGGCCGTCGCGGTGGTGTGGGGATTCGCCGTCGTGGCGGATTCCGCCCAGTTCAGCGCGCTGGTCACGGAGCTGGCGCCCGCGCACGCGGTGGGGACGGCGCTCACGGTGCAGACGGCGATCGGGTTCCTGCTGACCTCGTTGTCCATCGCCGCCGTCCCGCACCTGCGCGACGCCGGTGGATGGCCGCTGGCTTTCGGCGTGCTGGCCGTCGGCCCCGCGCTTGGCATCGTCGCAATGCGACGGCTGGCATCGTCACGCGGCTGA
- a CDS encoding CgeB family protein → MKLVIFGLTVSSSWGNGHATLWRGLIRALAARGHDVVFFEKDVPYYADNRDLDAIPGATLVLYPDWEANLPLARAHLADADVAMVTSYQADGLAATELVLSSPAAVKTFYDLDTPVTLDALASGKPVSYVGERGLRDFDLVLSYTGGAALDELRSRLGARRVAPLYGHVDPDVHRPAAATEEYRADLSYLGTYADDRQAALERLFIDAARQLPEQRFLIAGAQYPPDFPWTRNTWFRRHLAPGDHPTFYSSSRFTLNVTRRAMAEMGWCPSGRLFEAAACGCPVVSDAWEGLDAFFTPGAEIVVAHDTADVIAAMRMDDAERDRLARAARERTLDEHTSERRVAELEQVLDAAFGAAEGAAEWETPVAGEA, encoded by the coding sequence ATGAAGCTGGTCATCTTCGGGCTGACCGTCAGTTCGTCGTGGGGCAACGGGCACGCCACGCTCTGGCGGGGGCTGATCCGCGCCCTCGCCGCGCGCGGCCACGACGTCGTGTTCTTCGAGAAGGACGTTCCATACTACGCCGACAACCGCGATCTGGACGCGATCCCCGGCGCCACGCTGGTCCTGTACCCGGACTGGGAGGCCAATCTCCCCCTTGCCCGCGCGCACCTCGCCGACGCGGACGTGGCGATGGTCACCAGCTACCAGGCAGACGGGCTCGCCGCAACGGAACTCGTTCTCTCGTCGCCCGCGGCGGTGAAGACGTTCTACGACCTGGATACGCCCGTCACGCTCGACGCGCTTGCCAGTGGCAAACCGGTGTCGTACGTGGGCGAGCGGGGGCTGCGCGACTTCGACCTGGTGCTCAGCTACACCGGGGGCGCCGCGCTGGATGAACTGCGCAGCCGCCTGGGCGCGCGCCGCGTCGCGCCGCTGTACGGCCACGTGGATCCAGACGTCCATCGTCCCGCCGCGGCGACGGAGGAGTACCGCGCGGACCTCTCGTACCTGGGAACGTACGCCGACGACCGGCAGGCCGCGCTGGAGCGGCTGTTCATCGACGCCGCCCGGCAGCTTCCCGAGCAGCGGTTCCTGATCGCCGGCGCGCAGTATCCCCCGGACTTTCCGTGGACGCGCAACACCTGGTTCCGCCGCCACCTGGCGCCGGGCGACCATCCCACGTTCTACAGCTCCTCGCGCTTCACCCTGAACGTCACCCGCCGGGCGATGGCGGAAATGGGCTGGTGCCCCTCCGGCCGCCTGTTCGAGGCGGCAGCGTGCGGCTGCCCCGTCGTGAGCGACGCGTGGGAGGGGCTGGACGCCTTCTTCACGCCCGGCGCGGAGATCGTCGTCGCGCACGACACCGCCGACGTGATCGCCGCCATGCGGATGGACGACGCCGAGCGCGACCGGCTGGCGCGCGCCGCGCGGGAGCGCACGCTGGACGAGCACACCTCCGAGCGGCGGGTGGCGGAGCTGGAGCAGGTGCTGGATGCCGCCTTCGGCGCGGCCGAGGGTGCGGCGGAGTGGGAGACACCGGTGGCGGGAGAGGCCTGA
- a CDS encoding sugar phosphate nucleotidyltransferase, producing MWGIVPAAGAGSRIQPLAFSKELLPVGSRVDGDGVERPKAVSEYLVERMIRAGASKICFVISPAKSDIVQYYGGGFGTADVCYAVQPKPAGLCDSIFRVLPFIHPDEHVVVGLPDTVWFPEDGLCALGDDSLSFLLFPVERPEFFDAVVTDADGRVQEIQVKQPGAATPWVWGAFKLPGWCFAELHDLWQERGRQDEYIGTLVNAWLARGGVAHAVRAGQTYVDVGTLHGYREAIQALTGQAAPEGPTPLCALGTAIAAAHVPVVAGASPA from the coding sequence ATGTGGGGAATCGTGCCGGCGGCGGGCGCGGGAAGCCGCATTCAGCCGCTCGCGTTCAGCAAGGAGCTGCTTCCCGTCGGCAGCCGCGTGGACGGCGACGGGGTGGAGCGGCCCAAGGCCGTGAGCGAGTACCTGGTGGAGCGGATGATCCGCGCCGGGGCGAGCAAGATCTGCTTCGTGATCTCGCCGGCCAAGAGCGACATCGTGCAGTACTACGGCGGCGGGTTCGGCACGGCGGACGTGTGCTACGCCGTGCAGCCCAAGCCGGCGGGGCTCTGCGACAGCATCTTTCGCGTGCTTCCCTTCATCCACCCCGACGAGCACGTTGTCGTGGGCCTGCCGGACACGGTCTGGTTTCCCGAGGACGGCCTGTGCGCGCTGGGCGACGACTCGCTGTCGTTCCTGCTCTTTCCCGTGGAGCGCCCCGAGTTCTTCGACGCCGTGGTGACGGACGCCGACGGGCGCGTGCAGGAGATCCAGGTGAAGCAGCCGGGAGCCGCCACGCCCTGGGTGTGGGGCGCCTTCAAGCTCCCCGGCTGGTGCTTCGCCGAGCTGCACGACCTGTGGCAGGAGCGCGGCCGGCAGGACGAGTACATCGGCACGCTGGTCAACGCGTGGCTGGCGCGCGGCGGCGTGGCCCACGCCGTGCGCGCGGGACAGACGTACGTGGACGTGGGCACCCTGCACGGCTACCGCGAGGCCATCCAGGCGCTCACCGGCCAGGCGGCCCCCGAGGGCCCCACGCCGCTCTGCGCGCTGGGCACCGCCATCGCGGCCGCGCACGTTCCCGTCGTCGCCGGCGCTTCGCCCGCGTGA
- a CDS encoding TIGR04290 family methyltransferase, translated as MISPHTANGTEELERKIRELGPWFHNLKLRGVSTAPEHFLGDYPAIKWQSFAHAIPEDLTGKTVLDVGCNAGFYSMEMKRRGASRVVGIDSEDLYLTQARFAAEIEGYTDIEFHNMSVYDVARLGEKFDFVIFMGVLYHLRHPLLALDLLYEHVVGDLLLFQSMQRGATEVEEVDADYHFWQQDHFQRAGYPQMYFIEHRYCGDPTNWWVPNAAGAEAMLRSAGFDILEHPEQEVYLCRRGSIADNEPRAVYPARGGSGS; from the coding sequence TTGATCTCGCCCCACACCGCGAACGGCACCGAAGAGCTGGAGCGCAAAATCCGCGAGCTGGGCCCGTGGTTCCACAACCTGAAGCTGCGCGGGGTGAGCACCGCGCCCGAGCACTTCCTGGGCGACTATCCCGCCATCAAGTGGCAGTCGTTCGCGCACGCCATCCCTGAAGATCTTACCGGGAAGACGGTGCTGGACGTGGGGTGCAACGCCGGCTTCTACAGCATGGAGATGAAGCGGCGCGGCGCCAGCCGGGTGGTGGGCATCGACAGCGAAGACCTGTACCTGACGCAGGCCCGCTTCGCCGCCGAGATCGAGGGATACACCGACATCGAGTTCCACAACATGTCGGTGTACGACGTCGCCAGGCTGGGCGAGAAGTTCGATTTCGTGATCTTCATGGGCGTGCTCTACCACCTGCGCCACCCCCTGCTCGCCCTGGACCTGCTGTACGAGCACGTCGTCGGCGACCTGCTGCTCTTCCAGAGCATGCAGCGCGGAGCGACGGAGGTGGAGGAAGTTGATGCCGACTACCACTTCTGGCAGCAGGATCACTTCCAGCGCGCCGGCTATCCGCAGATGTACTTCATCGAGCACCGCTACTGCGGCGACCCCACCAACTGGTGGGTGCCGAACGCGGCGGGTGCCGAGGCCATGCTGCGCAGCGCGGGCTTCGACATCCTGGAGCATCCCGAGCAGGAAGTGTATCTCTGCCGCCGGGGCAGCATCGCTGACAACGAGCCGCGGGCCGTGTATCCCGCGCGGGGAGGCTCGGGTTCGTGA